The Enterobacter asburiae genomic sequence ATTAAGCGTGAGGTCGTGGGCTTCCGTGCCAATACGGTCGAGAAAACCGGCGAGAACCGCTACCGCGTCTGGCCGAATGAAATGCCCGCCGATCTCTACAAGGCGCGGCCGAACGCGGCGCTTAACCGTAACCTCGATCATAACTGGCAGCAGGCGCTGCTGAAAACCTCCAGCGAACGTCGTATCGCCGTGGATATTGAGCTGGGCGGCTGGGAAGAGCAGCTGATTCTGACCATGACCTGTGAAGACGGCATCAGCGTGACGCATACGCTCGATGGCCTTTTCGAGGTGGCAAACAACGCGGAAAAAGCGCTTAACAGCCTGAAGGATGGCGTGGCGAAGCTGGGCCAGACGATTTACTACGCGCGCGCTATCGACGTGAATCTGCCGGATGCGCTGTTTGTGCCAAACAGCCTGCTTAACGCGTTCCGCCGTGAAACGGCAGAGATGTTGGATGCCGCGCGCCTGGCACAGTATCCGCGCGGAAGCCGTAAAGCGGAAGCCGTCCCTGCGCCAGTATACCCGGACACCCATTTGTCCTTCCTCGCCAACGTCTACAACCATAAAGCGCGTGAATTCTATCATCGCCACGGCGTGCAGCTGATCGACGCCGCCTATGAAGCGCATGAAGAGAAGGGCGATGTGCCGGTGATGATCACCAAGCACTGTCTGCGCTTTGCGTTTAACCTGTGTCCTAAGCAGGCGAAAGGGAACATTAAGAGCTGGAAGGCTACCCCTATGCAGCTGGTAAACGGCGATGAAGTTCTGACCCTCAAGTTCGACTGCCGTCCCTGCGAAATGCATGTGATTGGTAAGATGAAAAACCACATTTTCAAAATGCCGCAGCCCGGCAGTATTGTGGCGTCCGTCAGTCCGGACGATCTGATGAAAACCCTGCCAAAACGCAAGGGCAGCTAATCACCGAACGTGCGTGTCCGGTTTGCGCGACTTCTGCCACAGGTGGTGTTCGCGCAAACCCTCCGCCGACTCTTCCGCAGCGCTTCGCAACTCATCGCTGTCGGCTTCATGACGAAGCTGATGCGCCACATTCTTGACCCATAAATATTCGTGTCCTTTGTGTCCGGCCATAAGCTGGCCTGAAAACAGCGCACAAATAAGCATGACGAAAGATAACCCTTTTTTAATCATGGTTTCACCGCTGAAAAACAATGCGCAGTAATCATGTCGATTATTTCTTAGGGTTATTATTCAAAAATTAAAATTAGCGCAAAGAAAATGTCAAATAATGTGCGTTCGAAATAGCGGTTAGGACAGTTCCTAAAAACAACTGAATCTTTGTAAACTACCATTTCTGGTCCACAATTGGATGTATGCATTAAGGATTAATCTTATATAATAGTAATCTTAGGCTAAGGAACAGGTCATTTATAAATGAAAAAAATAATAGCGCTTGCGCTTCTGGCAGTGGCTGTTGGAGCCGCTGTAGGGGTTCGTTACGCAGGTAATGACGAACCAGAATATATTCAATCTGCAGAAATTCGCGTGGGTTCTTATTTAACCAGCGATTATGGTAGCGTTGCCTGCGCCAGCAAAAAAGTGAACGATCTGCGTTGGGAATTAGACTGCACTCATCGGGCGAGAGGAAAAACATTCCAGTTTGCGGTGTATCCCTCTGAAAAAGCACCTTATGGTGTCGCTCGCTCCTTTTATCTGGAAGCCATTAATGACGATGCAAAACAGAGCGCTGAGCAGGGCCTTATGCGTTATTTGCAGATCAATACCCATACTGGTTAATAAGGTTGTTTAGCATTCGTTAAGACAACAGGTGTTAGGTTGTATGAGATCCGCTGCCCGGCCATGGAGTGTCGGGACGTAGAGACCAAAACACAAATCTATCCATGCAAGCATTTACCGCCATTTTTTGGCGGTTTTTTTTGCGCCGACCGTCGCGATAGGGTTATGGCGTCAGCCGATAATGCGACTGCACCAGACCCGAAGGGAAGCTGCGGCTTGATACCAGTGTCAAATCCATATCCCGGGACAACGTTCCGAACAGCGGTTTTCCCTCCCCGAGCAGCACAGGTACGGTCGTGATCACCATATCGGCTACCAGTCCTTCGCGCAGGAACGACTGGATCACCTGCCCGCCATCGAGATAGACGCGATGTACGTCCTGCGCAGCGAGATCGTCCAGCACCTCCTTTGGCGTCCTGGATGAAAACTGCACTTTTCCCTTTAGCGCCTCCGGCACGGGCGTACCGGCCAGCTGTCGGGAGAGCACCAGCACGGGACGATCGTAAGGCCATGCGTCAAAGGTCAGTACCTTCTCATAGCTACCCCGGCCCATCACGTTCCACTCTTTGTCCGCGATGAATGCCTCATAGCCATGATCTTCCGTTGGATCGTCGCGCTGCAACAGCCAGTCGATATCGTCATTCTGTCGGGCGATGTAACCATCAAGACTAACCGCGATAAAAACGTGTGTGGTGACCATCAGATCCTCCGTGTGCCAGTGTAGCCCTAAAACTGACGCCTCAGCGTGCAGTACCTGGACGTGAAAATTGTTTGCGATACTGAGCCGGGGAAAGCGCGAACTGCTGGCGAAAATGATGACGCAGTGTCGACGCCTGACCAAACCCGGTCTGTTCAGCGATGCTGTCGATGCTTAACCGGCTGCTTTCCAGATAATCTTTCGCTCTCAGCAGGCGCTCATTGATCAACCAGCGCGCGGGCGTCGTCCCCGTTGCCGCCTCGAAGCGACGAAGGAAGGTGCGCTGGCTCATTCCGACCCGACGCGCCAGGGAGTCGACGCTGTGCGCCTCGATAAGATGCGTGTGCAGAAAATCAAACAGCTGGCCGAGACGCTGGCTTTCCCGCAGCTGCGCCACCGGACGGCTCAGCTGTTGCGGCTGTGAACCATCCCGGTGAGGGGGAATGACCAGCCGACGCGCCACGCTGTTGGCGGTTTCCATGCCAAAATCCCGCCGCACAACGTGCAGACAGAGATCGATACCCGCCGCGCTACCAGCGGACGTCAGAATATCGCCTTCGTCCTGGTAGAGTACATCCTCAACCACGTCGATGTCAGGGTAACGGGCTTTTAGCGCGTCAATGTAGCGCCAGTGCGTCGTGGCTTTGCGGCCGTTCAATAGCCCCGTTGCGGCCAGCACAAACACCCCCGAACAGATGGAGAGCAGCTGACACCCTCGCGCGCTGGCCTGGTGTAGTGCCTCGCAGAGCGCATCCGGAACCGGTGAATCCAGCCCCCGCCAGCCGGGAACCACAATCAGGTCAGCAGACGCAAGCAGGCTTAAATCACCATCGGTAACGATGCGGATCCCGCCAGTTGCCCGAAGTTCACCGCTGTCCACGCTCGCCACCGCAAAACGATACCACTCGTCGCCCAGCTCGGGACGCGGCAGGCCGAAGATCTCCACCGCCACGCCAAACTCAAAGGTACACAGACCGTCATACGCCAGCACGACCACCTGCGGGCGGGCAATTTGTCTTAAGTTTGTCATCTTTTTGCTGTTTTCTGGCATAAGCGAACGCATTCACGGGCTGAATTTGTGGATAGAGTAGTGTTAACACAAACGCCAAAGATGAGGAAGGATCATGAGCTATGTTACTGAATTTCCAGCTGCCGAGCCGCAGGAAGCCGTTACCCATTTTCTGCGCCGCCTGAGCGTTGAAACCGACTGTGCGGATGTGCATCACGCCATCGTCAACCATGAGCAGGACTTCGTGCTGCTGCACGTGGTGGGAAGCCCAGAGCAGTTTGCCCGCCGTCACGTGCCTGGCTCACTGCACCTGCCGCGGAGCCAGATTACCGCTGAGCGCATGGCCGAATGGCCTGAAGGCACGCTGTTCGTTGTTTACTGCGCAGGGCCGCATTGTAACGGCGCGGACAGAGCCGCGCTCAAGCTGGCGCGCCTCGGGCTGCCGGTCAAAATCATGCTCGGGGGGATCACCGGATGGGAGGATGAAAAGTTCGCCTTTGCCAGCAGCGAAACTGCCGTCGCGCTGTGAACATGAATTTTTTTCAACACCCGTGAAATTTTCTCGTTTGCCGGAACAGGACAGGTATGACATCTTTTTTGGACATTTAGACATCCAGAAGTCTAAAGCTTCAAATGATGAATTATCACTGCGGGCAATTATCGCCGGCAGACCGAGGAGATTTCCATGCAACGACACCATGCCCCGTACCGCGCCGATGTAGTCGGCAGTTTTTTACGCCCGGATGCCATCAAGCAGGCTCGCCTGAAGTTCGCCAGCGGCGAAATTGACGCCGGACAGCTTCGCACGGTAGAGGATGATGCCATCCGCCACGTCGTTGAGCAGCAGTGCGCGTGCGGGCTGCATGTGGTCACCGACGGCGAGTTTCGTCGTGCCTGGTGGCACTTCGACTTCTTTGACGGTCTGCAGGGCGTTGAGCGCTACGATTCACAGCAGGGTATCCAGTTCAACGGGGTACAAACCAAAGCCCACGGCGTGCGCGTCACCGGCAAGCTGGGCTTTGGCGACCATCCGATGCTCGAAGATTTCCGCTACCTGAAAAGCATCAGCGGTAATGCTCAGCCGAAAATGACCATTCCCAGCCCAAGTGTCCTGCATTTCCGCGGCGGGCGTAAAGACATCGATGAGACGGTGTACCCGGATCTGAATGACTATTTCGACGATCTGGCGACCACCTGGCGCGACGCCATCCGCGCATTTTACGACGCGGGCTGCCGTTACCTGCAACTGGACGACACCGTCTGGGCCTATCTGTGTTCGGACGATCAGCGCCGTCAGATCCGCGAGCGCGGCGATGATGCCGATGAGCTGGCACGCATCTATGCCCGCGTTCTGAACAAGGCGCTGGAAGGCAAGCCGGACGATCTGACCATCGGCCTGCACGTCTGTCGCGGTAACTTTCGTTCAACCTGGATTTCCGAAGGCGGCTACGAGCCGGTGGCGGAAGTGCTGTTCGGCACGGTCAACGTTGACGCCTTCTTCCTTGAATACGATAACGACCGCAGCGGTGATTTCGCGCCATTGCGCTTCATTCGCCCGGGCAAGCAGCAGGTGGTGCTGGGCCTGATCACCACCAAAAACGGAGAGCTGGAGAACCCGGAGGGGATTAAAGCCCGTCTGGAAGAGGCGGCGAAATACGTGGCAAAAGAGCAAATTTGCCTCAGCCCGCAGTGCGGCTTTGCCTCTACCGAAGAGGGCAACAGCCTGAGCGAAACCCAGCAGTGGGACAAAGTCCGTCTGGTCACGCAGATCGCCAGCGAAGTCTGGTAAAGCCTCATCCACAGCGCTGCATTATAAAAGTGCAGCGCTGTGCCATTCTGAGACGTTATCTTTACATCCCGCGTTCCCCCTCCAGAAATAGCGCTACCTCCATTCTGGCATCCTTTTTGCTCCTGCTTCGCTGACACATTTTTTTCCGCGTCCACGCCGTAACGGACGTTTTCGCACAGCGTTCTTTTTCAGGAGTGAAAATATGCAGCGTCGTACCTTATTAAAAGCCTTTGCGTTATCCGCGTCCGTCGTGGCGATGGGAATGAGTTTTGGCGTGCAGGCGGCCGATACCATCAAAGTGGGGATCATGCATTCTCTTTCCGGCACCATGGCCATATCCGAAACGCCGCTGAAAGACGTCGCGCTGATGACCATCGACGAGATCAACGCGAAAGGCGGCGTGCTGGGTAAAAAACTGGAGCCGGTGGTGGTGGATCCCGCCTCAAACTGGCCGCTGTTTGCCGAGAAGGCGCGCCAGCTGTTGAGTCAGGATAAAGTGGCGGTGGTATTCGGCTGCTGGACGTCGGTATCGCGCAAATCCGTGCTGCCGGTCTTCGAGGAGCTGAACGGTCTGCTGTTCTATCCGGTTCAGTATGAAGGCGAAGAGATGTCGCCGAACGTCTTCTATACCGGCGCGGCGCCGAACCAGCAGGCCATCCCGGCGGTGGAATACCTGATGAGCGAAGACGGCGGCGCGGCGAAGCGCTTCTTCCTGCTGGGCACGGACTATGTTTACCCGCGCACCACCAACAAGATCCTGCGCGCGTTCCTGCATTCGAAAGGGGTGGAGGATAAGGACATCGAGGAGGTTTACACCCCGTTCGGTCACAGCGACTACCAGACCATCGTCGCCAACATCAAGAAATTCTCTGCGGGCGGTAAAACCGCCGTGGTGTCAACCATCAACGGCGATTCCAACGTTCCGTTCTACAAAGAGCTCGCTAATCAGGGGCTGAAGGCGACCGACGTACCGGTGGTGGCGTTCTCCGTGGGCGAAGAAGAGCTGCGCGGGATCGACACCAAACCGCTGGTAGGTAACCTGGCGGCCTGGAACTACTTTGAATCCGTGGATAACCCGACCAACCAGGCCTTCGTGGCGGATTACAAAGCCTATGCCAAAGCGCACAAGCTGCCGAATGCCGATACCGTGGTGACCAACGACCCGATGGAAGCAACTTACGTGGGGATCCATATGTGGGCGCAGGCGGTCGAAAAAGCGGGTACTACCGACGTGGATAAAGTGCGTGCGGCGATGGCCGGCCAGTCCTTTAAGGCGCCGTCTGGCTTTATGCTCACCATGGATGCCACCAACCACCATCTGCATAAGCCGGTCATGATCGGTGAAATCGAAGGTAACGGCCAGTTTAACGTGGTGTGGCAGACGGAGCAGCCGGTACGCGCCCAGCCGTGGAGCCCGTTCATCGCCGGAAACGATAAAAAGCCCGACCAGCCGATGAAAACCGCCAGCAACTAAGCCATCACCAGGGAGAAACGTCATGAACGCCATGCGCATGTTCATCGCTCTTGTATGGCTTTCCGGACTGCTGCCAGGGATGGCGCAGGCATCGGATGCCGATCGTTTTGTTGCCGCCAGCCGCAGCCAGCAGGCGGAGTTGCTTTCGCAGTGGGCCGCCGCGCCGGACGCCTCGAGGCTGCCGCTGCTGCAGGCACTGCAAAAAGAAAATCTCTATACCGACAGCCAAAAGCACGCCTTTGCGCAGCGCGGCGGTCAAATGGTCTCGCTCGGTGACGCTAAGTCGACCGAAGGGGCAGCTAAAGCCGTTCGTCTGACCAACCGGCTGCGCGTGCTGGCCGCCACGGCAATCGCTACGCATCAGCTGGTGAGTGACAGCGTCACAGAAAGACGGGCAGCGGCACGTCAGCTTCAGCGGGATGCCCAGCCCGGAATGCTCGCTTTTCTGGAAAAGCGGGTAAACGATGAAACGGACGCGGTGGCACGTCAGGCGCTATTACTGGCGGTGGCGAATCTCCAGCTCTCCAGCCCGCAGGCAGAGGTGCGCCGCAAGGCCGTCGAATTATTAGGGCAGTCTGACGATCCGGACGTGGAGTCCAGACTTACCCCGTTTACCCAGGCGCAGACAGAGCCGGATGCCGGGGTTCGCGCCGCCGCGCAGGAGAGTCTTAGCCAGATCCAGCATCGGCTGATGTGGGGCGATCTGCTGGGCCAGGCGTTTATGGGGCTGTCCCTGGGGTCGGTGCTGCTGCTGGCGGCGCTGGGGCTTGCCATCACCTACGGCCTGCTGGGGGTCATCAATATGGCGCACGGCGAGATGCTGAT encodes the following:
- a CDS encoding dihydrofolate reductase family protein: MVTTHVFIAVSLDGYIARQNDDIDWLLQRDDPTEDHGYEAFIADKEWNVMGRGSYEKVLTFDAWPYDRPVLVLSRQLAGTPVPEALKGKVQFSSRTPKEVLDDLAAQDVHRVYLDGGQVIQSFLREGLVADMVITTVPVLLGEGKPLFGTLSRDMDLTLVSSRSFPSGLVQSHYRLTP
- a CDS encoding DUF2554 family protein, whose product is MIKKGLSFVMLICALFSGQLMAGHKGHEYLWVKNVAHQLRHEADSDELRSAAEESAEGLREHHLWQKSRKPDTHVR
- the ftrA gene encoding transcriptional regulator FtrA encodes the protein MPENSKKMTNLRQIARPQVVVLAYDGLCTFEFGVAVEIFGLPRPELGDEWYRFAVASVDSGELRATGGIRIVTDGDLSLLASADLIVVPGWRGLDSPVPDALCEALHQASARGCQLLSICSGVFVLAATGLLNGRKATTHWRYIDALKARYPDIDVVEDVLYQDEGDILTSAGSAAGIDLCLHVVRRDFGMETANSVARRLVIPPHRDGSQPQQLSRPVAQLRESQRLGQLFDFLHTHLIEAHSVDSLARRVGMSQRTFLRRFEAATGTTPARWLINERLLRAKDYLESSRLSIDSIAEQTGFGQASTLRHHFRQQFALSPAQYRKQFSRPGTAR
- the urtB gene encoding urea ABC transporter permease subunit UrtB, whose protein sequence is MNAMRMFIALVWLSGLLPGMAQASDADRFVAASRSQQAELLSQWAAAPDASRLPLLQALQKENLYTDSQKHAFAQRGGQMVSLGDAKSTEGAAKAVRLTNRLRVLAATAIATHQLVSDSVTERRAAARQLQRDAQPGMLAFLEKRVNDETDAVARQALLLAVANLQLSSPQAEVRRKAVELLGQSDDPDVESRLTPFTQAQTEPDAGVRAAAQESLSQIQHRLMWGDLLGQAFMGLSLGSVLLLAALGLAITYGLLGVINMAHGEMLMLGAYATWMVQQAMAGLAPQWLALYPVIALPVAFCLTAGIGMVLERTVIRHLYGRPLETLLATWGISLMIIQLVRMTFGAQNLEVANPAWLSGGVQVFANLTLPWNRIVVLGFVLLVLFFTWLILNKTRLGLNVRAVTQNRSMAACCGVPTGRVDMLAFGLGSGIAGLGGVALSQLGNVGPELGQGYIIDSFLVVVLGGVGQLAGSVAAAFGLGIFNKILEPQMGAVLGKIVILVAIVLFIQKRPQGLFALKGRVID
- the urtA gene encoding urea ABC transporter substrate-binding protein codes for the protein MQRRTLLKAFALSASVVAMGMSFGVQAADTIKVGIMHSLSGTMAISETPLKDVALMTIDEINAKGGVLGKKLEPVVVDPASNWPLFAEKARQLLSQDKVAVVFGCWTSVSRKSVLPVFEELNGLLFYPVQYEGEEMSPNVFYTGAAPNQQAIPAVEYLMSEDGGAAKRFFLLGTDYVYPRTTNKILRAFLHSKGVEDKDIEEVYTPFGHSDYQTIVANIKKFSAGGKTAVVSTINGDSNVPFYKELANQGLKATDVPVVAFSVGEEELRGIDTKPLVGNLAAWNYFESVDNPTNQAFVADYKAYAKAHKLPNADTVVTNDPMEATYVGIHMWAQAVEKAGTTDVDKVRAAMAGQSFKAPSGFMLTMDATNHHLHKPVMIGEIEGNGQFNVVWQTEQPVRAQPWSPFIAGNDKKPDQPMKTASN
- a CDS encoding rhodanese-like domain-containing protein, yielding MSYVTEFPAAEPQEAVTHFLRRLSVETDCADVHHAIVNHEQDFVLLHVVGSPEQFARRHVPGSLHLPRSQITAERMAEWPEGTLFVVYCAGPHCNGADRAALKLARLGLPVKIMLGGITGWEDEKFAFASSETAVAL
- a CDS encoding cobalamin-independent methionine synthase II family protein, which translates into the protein MQRHHAPYRADVVGSFLRPDAIKQARLKFASGEIDAGQLRTVEDDAIRHVVEQQCACGLHVVTDGEFRRAWWHFDFFDGLQGVERYDSQQGIQFNGVQTKAHGVRVTGKLGFGDHPMLEDFRYLKSISGNAQPKMTIPSPSVLHFRGGRKDIDETVYPDLNDYFDDLATTWRDAIRAFYDAGCRYLQLDDTVWAYLCSDDQRRQIRERGDDADELARIYARVLNKALEGKPDDLTIGLHVCRGNFRSTWISEGGYEPVAEVLFGTVNVDAFFLEYDNDRSGDFAPLRFIRPGKQQVVLGLITTKNGELENPEGIKARLEEAAKYVAKEQICLSPQCGFASTEEGNSLSETQQWDKVRLVTQIASEVW